In Desulfosporosinus sp. Sb-LF, the following are encoded in one genomic region:
- a CDS encoding glycosyltransferase produces the protein MFAAVIPAKNEEKSILAVLTTILRLPVHYIILVLNGCTDQTFELASSIQDPRIHILYFSESLGIDIPRAIGALYARYLGVDGILFVDGDMSGDIYQNLIHLITSIESGVDVALTNCYPYIPHRQKLANLVLKFRAKLNRELDLFKVLGLATPTHGPHALSQRALHILPIDAIAIPPLTLFWAKKSDLAIKVATSIPHEAMRSPTKHRRHARLIAETIIGDCLMGLALAQNSPPTRSLGKHELLGYHPERRLDLLYHWENSIRSQGIFYEQHVIIPGLSRTENQEISSDIILQNGIMANPIL, from the coding sequence ATGTTCGCAGCAGTTATTCCAGCTAAGAATGAAGAAAAGAGCATCTTGGCAGTCTTAACCACCATTTTACGCCTTCCAGTCCATTACATTATTTTAGTTCTTAATGGCTGCACGGATCAGACCTTCGAACTGGCAAGCTCAATCCAGGATCCTCGAATTCATATTCTTTACTTTTCAGAGTCTTTAGGAATTGATATACCTCGAGCGATCGGAGCACTCTACGCTCGTTATTTAGGCGTCGATGGCATACTCTTTGTCGATGGTGATATGTCTGGGGATATTTATCAAAATCTCATTCACCTCATTACCTCTATTGAATCTGGAGTTGACGTTGCTTTAACCAATTGTTACCCTTACATTCCCCATCGTCAGAAACTTGCCAATCTCGTTCTAAAATTCCGTGCCAAACTCAACCGCGAACTTGATCTCTTTAAAGTCCTCGGCCTTGCAACACCTACACATGGACCCCATGCGCTTTCTCAGCGAGCCCTACACATCCTTCCTATAGATGCTATAGCGATTCCCCCGCTCACCTTGTTTTGGGCAAAGAAGAGCGACCTTGCCATTAAAGTGGCCACCTCTATCCCTCACGAAGCCATGCGATCCCCTACAAAGCATCGGCGTCATGCTCGTCTGATTGCCGAGACCATCATTGGGGATTGCCTCATGGGATTGGCACTCGCCCAAAATAGTCCACCAACACGTTCACTCGGTAAACATGAATTATTGGGCTACCACCCCGAACGACGTCTTGACCTCCTTTATCATTGGGAGAACTCTATACGGTCCCAGGGTATATTCTATGAACAGCATGTCATTATTCCAGGATTATCTAGAACAGAAAATCAAGAGATTTCTAGCGATATTATTCTACAAAATGGAATTATGGCTAATCCCATTCTCTAA
- the yabG gene encoding sporulation peptidase YabG → MFHVGDIVARLSHREDIFFHIEQITVNVDGERSAILKGLNFRLLADAPVSDLIVKRPIEVAGYEREDNKMIYQKLHKLTRQRKVGQDDQKDSFEIPGRVLQLDGDQDYLNQCIKTYRQMGIEAKGICKSEMEQPKVIRKILQENPADILVLTGHDGFISGKKDFHSNDSYRSSRYFVESVSEARRFQHNLDALVIFAGACQSNYEAILSAGANFASSPKRMLIHAFDPVFIVERIAFTPTDQIVSVKDILTHTITGTDGVGGVETRGQLRRGYPRSPY, encoded by the coding sequence ATGTTTCACGTTGGGGATATTGTGGCTAGACTCTCACACCGAGAGGACATTTTCTTTCATATAGAACAAATAACGGTGAATGTTGACGGCGAACGTTCGGCGATCCTCAAAGGGCTCAATTTCAGACTACTAGCAGATGCTCCAGTCTCAGATCTTATCGTGAAGAGACCCATTGAGGTTGCTGGCTATGAGCGTGAAGATAATAAAATGATTTATCAGAAATTACACAAATTAACCAGGCAAAGGAAAGTAGGTCAGGACGATCAAAAGGATTCTTTCGAGATTCCGGGACGGGTGTTGCAGCTTGATGGTGACCAAGATTATTTAAATCAATGTATCAAGACGTATCGGCAAATGGGAATCGAAGCAAAGGGGATTTGCAAATCCGAAATGGAACAACCAAAAGTAATACGTAAAATTTTGCAAGAGAATCCTGCAGATATCCTAGTATTAACAGGTCATGACGGATTCATCAGTGGGAAAAAGGACTTTCACAGTAATGACAGTTATCGAAGTTCGCGCTATTTTGTGGAATCCGTCTCAGAGGCCCGGCGGTTTCAACATAATTTGGATGCTCTGGTGATTTTTGCAGGAGCCTGTCAATCTAACTATGAAGCGATTCTTTCAGCAGGAGCAAATTTTGCTTCATCACCCAAACGCATGCTTATCCATGCGTTTGATCCGGTGTTTATCGTGGAACGAATTGCTTTTACGCCGACAGATCAAATTGTTTCAGTGAAGGATATTCTTACGCATACGATCACTGGCACCGATGGGGTTGGTGGAGTCGAGACGCGGGGGCAGTTGAGGCGGGGATATCCGAGAAGTCCTTATTAA
- a CDS encoding L,D-transpeptidase, translating into MPNRSIVIHTTRRQLELYEGNRLIQHYPIAVGKGSTPTPYGRYSIATKTVYPGGVFGSRWMGLSLPHYGIHGTSNPTSIGQAISKGCVRMHNHDVENLFQLVGIGTPVIIQP; encoded by the coding sequence ATGCCCAACCGTTCAATTGTCATTCATACTACTCGACGACAACTTGAGCTCTATGAAGGAAACCGGCTAATTCAGCATTATCCGATTGCTGTAGGCAAAGGCTCAACCCCTACACCTTACGGGCGCTACAGCATTGCCACTAAAACAGTTTATCCGGGCGGTGTCTTTGGCAGCCGCTGGATGGGACTTTCCCTTCCCCATTACGGGATTCACGGAACGAGTAACCCCACAAGTATCGGGCAAGCCATATCCAAAGGATGCGTACGCATGCATAATCACGACGTCGAAAACCTATTTCAGCTTGTCGGAATCGGCACCCCCGTAATTATTCAGCCTTAA
- a CDS encoding cyanophycinase, with amino-acid sequence MTEHIEGKLLIIGGAEDKRGDCKILKRFVQESGGRESRITVLTAATEYPLQVGTEYHSLFLELGAQEVQVLDVSDRNQARRQGIGKDFEKSTGVFFTGGDQLRITGLLGGTLLGRMLQQLYEQGVIIAGTSAGASVMSDTMIVGGEAGTAKKNTLTMAPGLGLLRSVVIDQHFAQRGRIGRLLSAISQNPYVLGVGIDEDTAILVHSDAHFSVVGSNTVTVVDASPSTTTNVSETTPGQSLVLSPILMHVLSDGYGFDLKNRISLL; translated from the coding sequence TTGACTGAACACATCGAAGGAAAGCTACTTATTATCGGTGGAGCAGAAGATAAAAGGGGAGACTGTAAAATTCTAAAACGCTTTGTTCAGGAGTCAGGCGGTAGGGAAAGCCGAATTACAGTTCTGACAGCGGCGACAGAATACCCGCTTCAAGTGGGGACTGAGTACCATTCTTTATTTTTAGAACTAGGTGCACAGGAGGTACAGGTTCTTGATGTTTCAGACCGTAATCAGGCGAGAAGACAAGGGATCGGGAAAGACTTTGAAAAGTCTACGGGAGTTTTTTTTACAGGAGGTGACCAACTGCGGATTACTGGTTTGTTGGGAGGGACGTTGCTAGGTCGGATGCTCCAACAGCTATATGAACAGGGAGTCATCATTGCAGGAACGAGCGCCGGGGCATCTGTCATGTCGGATACGATGATTGTTGGGGGGGAAGCTGGGACAGCAAAGAAAAATACGTTGACAATGGCCCCCGGGTTAGGACTATTGCGTTCGGTTGTAATTGATCAGCACTTCGCTCAACGCGGGCGAATCGGAAGACTTCTGTCGGCAATCTCACAAAATCCCTACGTTCTCGGGGTGGGTATTGACGAGGATACAGCTATCTTAGTTCACTCGGATGCGCATTTTTCAGTCGTTGGTAGTAATACGGTAACAGTGGTTGACGCATCACCCTCAACAACCACGAATGTCTCAGAAACTACTCCAGGTCAATCACTGGTTTTGAGCCCGATTTTAATGCACGTTTTATCCGATGGCTATGGTTTTGATCTTAAAAATCGAATTTCCTTACTTTAG
- the cphA gene encoding cyanophycin synthetase produces MEIRQIQAIEGANVYSSRPIIRAIVDLQEWTERFSNELGDFRVRLIENLPTLAEHHCSRGKLGGFLERLQEGTLIGHVIEHVTIDLLTQAGQTVKYGKTMAILEEPGCYEIIFNYEAKEGAIEGFNQGFALVKALLNQESFDVSQAVDRIKKVMSDYELGVSTQTIVEACQERGIPVHRLNECSLLQLGYGRNQRRIQATMTGATSSIGVDIACDKEMTKKILGEGGLPVPWGHIVSTEDEAIQAFRDMKTTVVIKPLHGNQGKGVTLQLTNVAEVRAAFKVAQTYGDWVIIEEFIEGQHYRLVVVGDHLIAAAKRVPAHVIGDGLATIAELVAQTNADPQRGEDHEKALTKIKIDPVVKLTLTQRGLTLSSIPEPGEVVYLRDSANLSTGGIAEDVTDYVHPDNIDLAVYASKLIGLDIAGIDLVIEDIEVSYRENNGHIIEVNAAPGIRMHHFPSVGKARDVGKAIVEQVLPSGNGRIPIIAITGTNGKTTTTRMVSKMLTDQQLFVGMTSTDGVYINQKLWIKGDMTGPESARTILRHPDVQVAVLETARGGILRAGLGYEYADVAIITNVSNDHLGQYGIETLEDIAHVKSLVAEIVKPHSYVVLNADDPYVVNMAKRTKGRVILFSTEKDNNHVRKHLGLGGTAVFLNRGMILLCQGSQSCRICSVKQIPATLEGKALHNIQNALAAVAAGWALGLSATAIRNSLQDFTSNAKHNRGRLNLYELDGVRVVVDYGHNAAGIQEVSKTLKQLKQGSLVGCITVPGDRPDESVREVGRIAALGFKRLIIREDADLRGRKPGEIAQLLYDEAVRCGMNPNKIEIVLSEIEAFRHGLDSCVPGDTFVIFYEHIEPIEEEIYRRMELQKALPFKPTQNEWAVGGER; encoded by the coding sequence ATGGAGATTAGACAAATCCAAGCGATCGAAGGGGCCAATGTCTATAGTAGTCGGCCAATTATTCGAGCGATTGTGGATCTCCAAGAATGGACAGAACGGTTCAGTAATGAACTAGGAGATTTCCGTGTTCGTCTCATAGAAAACTTACCGACATTGGCGGAGCATCATTGTTCGCGGGGTAAACTTGGTGGATTCCTAGAGCGGTTACAAGAGGGGACCCTAATTGGGCATGTCATTGAACATGTAACCATAGACCTTCTGACTCAAGCTGGGCAGACCGTTAAATATGGCAAGACTATGGCTATTTTAGAAGAACCGGGTTGCTATGAGATTATTTTCAATTACGAGGCCAAAGAGGGTGCGATCGAAGGTTTTAATCAAGGATTTGCTCTGGTGAAGGCCCTTCTGAATCAGGAATCGTTTGATGTCTCACAAGCCGTAGACCGCATAAAAAAAGTGATGTCTGACTACGAATTGGGGGTATCAACGCAAACGATCGTGGAAGCATGCCAGGAACGGGGAATTCCAGTGCATCGTCTCAATGAATGTAGTCTGTTGCAGTTGGGTTACGGGCGAAATCAAAGACGTATCCAAGCAACCATGACGGGTGCGACGTCTAGTATTGGAGTAGACATTGCCTGTGATAAGGAAATGACTAAAAAAATTCTAGGTGAAGGGGGACTTCCCGTCCCTTGGGGGCATATTGTCAGCACGGAAGATGAGGCCATTCAGGCCTTTCGAGATATGAAAACTACCGTTGTGATCAAGCCCTTGCATGGAAATCAGGGTAAAGGGGTTACCCTTCAGCTTACGAACGTAGCGGAAGTTAGAGCTGCGTTTAAGGTTGCTCAAACCTACGGAGATTGGGTCATCATTGAAGAATTTATTGAGGGACAACATTATCGATTGGTAGTAGTTGGAGATCATCTTATTGCAGCAGCCAAACGCGTCCCAGCTCATGTTATTGGAGATGGCTTAGCAACGATTGCAGAACTTGTCGCCCAAACCAATGCAGATCCTCAGCGTGGAGAGGACCATGAAAAGGCCTTGACTAAGATCAAAATTGATCCTGTTGTGAAGTTGACCCTTACTCAAAGAGGATTAACACTTTCATCCATTCCTGAACCAGGGGAAGTGGTATACCTGCGTGACAGCGCTAATTTAAGTACTGGGGGAATTGCGGAGGATGTGACGGATTATGTGCATCCGGATAATATAGATCTGGCAGTCTATGCCTCAAAATTAATTGGCTTGGATATTGCGGGAATTGATTTAGTCATTGAAGATATCGAAGTTTCCTATCGCGAAAATAACGGGCATATCATTGAAGTTAACGCTGCGCCAGGGATTCGTATGCATCATTTTCCAAGCGTGGGTAAAGCGCGAGATGTGGGAAAGGCTATTGTGGAACAAGTGCTTCCTTCAGGGAATGGGAGAATTCCTATTATAGCGATCACCGGTACGAATGGAAAAACAACTACAACACGTATGGTTAGCAAAATGCTGACAGATCAGCAGCTTTTCGTAGGGATGACTTCCACAGATGGAGTGTACATCAATCAAAAGTTGTGGATTAAAGGGGACATGACTGGGCCAGAGAGTGCTAGGACTATTCTAAGACATCCCGATGTCCAGGTGGCGGTACTGGAAACAGCACGAGGCGGGATCCTTCGTGCAGGGTTGGGTTATGAATACGCCGATGTTGCGATTATCACTAATGTTTCCAATGACCATCTGGGTCAGTACGGTATTGAGACACTCGAAGATATTGCCCATGTCAAGAGCTTAGTAGCAGAGATTGTTAAGCCGCATAGTTACGTGGTGTTGAATGCGGATGACCCTTATGTTGTGAACATGGCTAAGCGAACGAAGGGGAGGGTTATTCTCTTTAGCACGGAAAAGGATAACAATCATGTTCGTAAGCATTTGGGATTGGGGGGGACAGCTGTCTTTTTGAACAGGGGCATGATCCTTCTTTGCCAGGGTTCGCAAAGTTGTCGGATCTGTTCAGTGAAACAGATTCCAGCAACTTTGGAAGGAAAGGCCTTGCATAATATCCAAAATGCTTTGGCGGCAGTCGCAGCAGGATGGGCATTGGGGTTAAGTGCCACAGCAATTCGGAACTCTCTTCAGGACTTCACTTCAAATGCAAAGCACAATCGGGGACGTCTAAATCTTTATGAGTTAGATGGAGTTCGTGTTGTTGTTGATTATGGACATAATGCGGCGGGAATCCAGGAGGTTAGCAAGACACTGAAACAGCTTAAACAAGGTTCTCTAGTGGGATGTATAACCGTCCCGGGTGATCGGCCTGATGAATCGGTACGAGAAGTGGGGCGGATCGCTGCGCTGGGTTTTAAACGCTTAATTATTCGGGAAGATGCTGATTTGCGTGGACGTAAACCGGGCGAAATTGCCCAACTTCTCTATGATGAAGCGGTGCGATGTGGAATGAATCCCAATAAAATAGAGATCGTTCTTTCAGAAATAGAAGCTTTTCGGCACGGATTGGATAGTTGCGTACCCGGGGATACTTTTGTGATATTCTATGAACATATTGAGCCGATTGAGGAAGAAATTTATAGGAGAATGGAATTACAGAAGGCACTACCTTTTAAACCGACACAGAATGAATGGGCCGTTGGAGGGGAACGTTGA